The Calditerrivibrio nitroreducens DSM 19672 genome window below encodes:
- a CDS encoding M24 family metallopeptidase — translation MKDLSRVEKFRQKIESSGKIPYLISDMGDVLYLSGFTGSIGYIFITDGENIFITDGRYEEQCKIELNSCWRVEIVSSYKDYFEKLSKLFQKVYVTDKLPLNLYLDLSKNTDVVVDDFSEIMQMRMIKDDLEIKMIKHAYQIAADAMMKSLSGFVLGKTEREWAAILEYNMKLSGADKESFDTIVASGYRGAMPHGRASDKTINIFEPVIIDYGAKAHYVSDVTRMVYMGDDKKVLDHLKIISDTVDYCIDLIMPGEICSEIYQKSKRYLEKYKLDEYFNHGLGHSIGIDVHEKPSLSRYDDTIITEGMVFTVEPGIYFPGKYGIRMEETVLVKKNGCEIISSVLKDRLLKL, via the coding sequence ATGAAAGATTTGAGCAGAGTAGAAAAATTTAGACAGAAAATAGAATCTTCCGGCAAGATCCCATATCTGATATCAGATATGGGGGATGTACTATATCTTAGTGGATTTACCGGAAGTATTGGTTACATTTTTATAACAGATGGGGAGAATATCTTTATTACGGATGGTAGATATGAAGAGCAGTGTAAAATTGAATTGAATAGCTGCTGGAGGGTTGAAATTGTAAGCTCTTATAAAGACTATTTTGAAAAATTAAGTAAGCTTTTTCAAAAGGTATACGTGACTGATAAATTGCCGTTAAATTTGTATTTAGATTTAAGTAAAAACACTGATGTGGTAGTTGATGATTTTTCTGAAATAATGCAGATGAGAATGATAAAAGATGACTTAGAAATTAAGATGATAAAGCATGCCTATCAGATTGCTGCGGATGCAATGATGAAAAGTTTATCCGGTTTTGTACTCGGGAAGACCGAAAGAGAATGGGCTGCAATTCTGGAATACAATATGAAGCTATCCGGTGCTGATAAAGAAAGTTTTGATACTATTGTGGCATCTGGATATAGGGGGGCTATGCCACATGGTAGGGCATCTGATAAAACAATCAATATCTTTGAACCGGTGATTATAGATTATGGAGCAAAAGCCCACTATGTTAGTGATGTTACCAGGATGGTATACATGGGCGATGACAAAAAGGTATTGGATCATTTAAAAATTATTTCTGATACCGTTGATTATTGCATAGATCTTATCATGCCTGGGGAGATCTGTTCTGAAATATATCAGAAAAGTAAGAGATATCTTGAAAAATACAAACTTGACGAATATTTTAATCATGGTCTTGGGCACTCAATTGGTATAGATGTACATGAAAAACCTTCTCTAAGTAGATATGATGATACAATTATAACGGAAGGGATGGTATTCACGGTGGAGCCAGGGATCTATTTTCCGGGTAAGTATGGTATCCGGATGGAGGAGACGGTTTTGGTTAAGAAAAATGGTTGTGAAATTATTAGTTCTGTGCTAAAAGATAGGCTGCTTAAACTATGA